DNA sequence from the Polypterus senegalus isolate Bchr_013 unplaced genomic scaffold, ASM1683550v1 scaffold_761, whole genome shotgun sequence genome:
ATGTTTTCAGGGAGGACAGAGGACTCTAGTCATTATGTCACTGGAGGTTTAGAGGGCCATGGCCAGTAGATGACTATGGGTGCTAAAGGCCTTGACATGTAGGTGGCCAAGAAGACAAAGCACCCTGGACAGAAAGTAaccaagatttgttttttggaGATTCTGttctctgaattgtttcattttcttcctttaacggcacccaaacagaaatgagatttaAAGTGACCCAACAGATGACCTTAgccaagtcagggcctcaaagaccaaccaatttcactccaaacagtttcttaattagaagccagttcttgttaattaaacctgttactGAATTTTATGGATTGTTTGTGCTCTCATTTTGTCAAGGCAAggtttccaaaattgttgatcttCATTTTCTGAGAACACAGTCAAAATGTTTAGCTCACATGAGCAGATCAAAATGAATGAGACCATCACGTTAGCTTATATTTAGATATTGCATGATGAACACAAGTTGCTGATCATGTGTTGACTctatttgcatctcattattgtttgaatgctaattaaggaaaaaacataataattaaggggtctgagtctaaaatagcaagtaaaataaaatgaaggcgaatggagttaattagtagcaaaatgGTTACAAAATGATTAGAATATAATCTTCAGGACTCTTGTTGATAACTAATTGGAGGGACAGAGGACCCTGGCTAGTAAGTGTCTGGGTGTTAAGAGTCCTGGGAAGATAAAACACTCAGAGACTGGAGAGAAATATATGGTCCTGGCCAATAAACGAGGAAAGTAACAGATGGTGCTAGTCTGTAAGTGACCAATGGAACAGAGGATTCTGACTAGTAAACAACTAGGGTACCAAGAACCAAAGCTGGTAAGTGGTCAGTGTACAGAGGGTCCCGGTCTGAAAGTTACAAAGTGTGCAGAGAGTTATAGCAAGTAAGTGTCCAGGGAGGGCATAGCACTCTAATCGGTAAGTGATTGAAGGGACAGAAAACCCTGAGCAGTAAGATGGCACTGGCCAGTAATGCCCACCAAGACATAAAAGGCTACAAACTCCTTCCTTAGatcaattatttaattataatacaAATGATATAGGATGAACATTGACAACAAATAAAAGAAAGCCTAGCATGTGACTAAACAGCTGAGATAAACTCGAAGTATATTGTAAAAAGAGATACAGGCATGAGGAGATGTGCAGACCCAACAGAGTCAGGTATTTAAAGATTGTCTCTGGAGaattgaggcagcagcactgaaaAATATGATACTGAGCTATTAATATTACCAACATTAGTAATatgttgctattattatttttgaccAGCTCTTCGTTTTTAGGATTTCTGTCTTGCTGCTTGTTTAGGCTCTGACCTCCCATCACCTTGCACTGGATTAGCCAGATCTGAGAACATCATGATTGACATTATATTAATCTTTATCTAAACTGAATGAAGTGTGCACTGACTGAACGGTGATGAAGGTAACAAAAATGATGGCACTGATTCAGCTTCCTATGTCCTCATTGCACACCCGGTGACATTCTGTGAAGAGTGGGACTGTTCTCCCTGTGGCTGTGTGGATTTTCCACCATGTACTCTAGTTTTCTTTATACATTCTAAGCTATTCATGTTAAGTAagctggcaactctaaattggccggTGATGAATGTAACAAAAATGGTGGCGCTGATTAAGCACCCTGGGTTCTCATTGCACACCCAGTGATTTTTCTGTGAAGAGTGTGCCTGTTCTCCCTGTGGATTTTCCACcatgtactctggttttcttgatttttttcctgcgccaccaccacctactcaaagcttcatgatgctccaacaatgatggacggattaaaaggcagaagtctacgtgaccatcatcatcaagcccttcggtgagaaccctaaatctaaagaggactgtttcatttatgttaggtagaatgcccagaggggactgggcggtctcatggtctggaatccctacagattttattttttctccagccgtctggagtttttttctgtcccccctggccattgaaccttactcttattcgatgttaatgttgatttattttgttttataattctgtctttcatttttctattctttaatatgtaaagcactttgagctactgtttgtatgaaaatgtgctatataaataaatgttggtgttgttgttgATTCCCAGCTATTATTATGGTTTCACATTCCCAGCTGTTCATGTTACGTAAGCTGGCAACTCTAAATcggccctgtgtgagtgtgtcaTTTAGAGTACCATGGTGAATTGGTGCCCTGTCCTGAACTGGCACCAGCCTTTCACTCAATGCTACTGAAATAGGCCCCAGCTCATCATGACCCCaaagtggattaagcaggttggagaGTGTTACTATTTTTTAAGCAAAGGTTTCTTGCTGTACCGAGGTCAAAGTTTGCAACTCCATGCTTATATTTCAGGAGAATAAAATGGTCTAGTGAGATTTACTCATTATTAACTGACCTTGTATTTTATCAATTTACGGTGTGTTTCAAGGCTGATGCTTTTTGGATTCCTGTCCAGTCCCAACACGTTTCTTTACCTTATTTTCTATTCCAGGTGTCTCTGGATCCAAGATTATCGATGGATATGAAGTCACCCCCCATAGCCGACCCTACATGGTCTACCTGAAATATACTAGGGGAAACGATATGTTCAGCTGTGGTGCGTTCCTCATTACAGAGAATGTGCTGCTGACAGCTGCTCATTGCCTAGGAGAGTAAGTTTCTTTACAGTGTTATGAAGGAGGCTGGAAAATCAGAGAAAAGGCAACTGATTCAATATGCTGCCtttattgaacaaaatataaGTGCATAGATACTCAAATAGGAAGCCAACAAATAAAAGGGGAACATCCTAATATACATGTCAAAATGGCAGTAGAGCTCCTGTTTGTCGTTCACTTTCAGTTGCCCACCAACAGTTTTGGAGAACGTTCCTTTTAACAGTAACTCAGTTAAGTT
Encoded proteins:
- the LOC120521021 gene encoding mast cell protease 3-like; the encoded protein is MSREAMLGVYWTAITVVCIGIAGVSGSKIIDGYEVTPHSRPYMVYLKYTRGNDMFSCGAFLITENVLLTAAHCLGE